A genomic segment from Diceros bicornis minor isolate mBicDic1 chromosome 5, mDicBic1.mat.cur, whole genome shotgun sequence encodes:
- the MEX3B gene encoding RNA-binding protein MEX3B: MPSSLFADLERNGSGGGGGGSGGGGGGSGGGGGGGETLDDQRALQLALDQLSLLGLDSDEGASLYDSEPRKKSVNMTECVPVPSSEHVAEIVGRQGCKIKALRAKTNTYIKTPVRGEEPVFVVTGRKEDVAMARREIISAAEHFSMIRASRNKNTALNGAVPGPPNLPGQTTIQVRVPYRVVGLVVGPKGATIKRIQQQTHTYIVTPSRDKEPVFEVTGMPENVDRAREEIEAHIALRTGGIIELTDENDFHANGTDVGFDLHHGSGGSGPGSLWSKPTPSITPTPGRKPFSSYRNDSSSSLGSASTDSYFGGGTSGSAAATPRLADYSPPSPALSFAHNGNNNNNGNGYTYTAGEASVPSPDSCPELQPTFDPAPAPPAGAPLLWAQFERSPGGGPAAPVSSSCSSSASSSASSSSVVFPGGGASAPSNANLGLLVHRRLHPGTSCPRLSPPLHMAPGAGEHHLARRVRSDPGGGGLAYAAFANGLGSQLPGLQPSDTSGSSSSSSSSSSSSSSSSGLRRKGSRDCSVCFESEVIAALVPCGHNLFCMECANRICEKSEPECPVCHTAVTQAIRIFS, from the exons ATGCCCAGCTCGCTGTTTGCAGACCTGGAGCGCAACGGCAGCGGCGGCGGAGGGGGAGGCAGCGGCGGGggaggcggcggcagcggcggcggcggcggcgggggagaGACCCTGGATGACCAAAGAGCCCTGCAGCTTGCGCTCGACCAGCTCTCCCTTCTGGGGCTGGACAGTGACGAGGGCGCCTCTCTCTACGACAGCGAGCCGCGCAAGAAGAGCGTGAACATGACCGAGTGCGTGCCGGTGCCCAGTTCCGAGCATGTCGCCGAGATCGTGGGGCGGCAAG GTTGTAAAATCAAAGCGCTGCGGGCGAAGACCAACACTTATATCAAGACCCCGGTTCGCGGGGAGGAGCCTGTCTTTGTTGTGACAGGCAGGAAGGAGGATGTGGCCATGGCTCGGAGGGAGATCATCTCTGCCGCCGAGCACTTCTCCATGATCCGCGCCTCGCGGAATAAGAACACAGCGCTCAACGGCGCAGTGCCCGGGCCGCCCAACCTGCCCGGGCAGACCACTATCCAGGTGCGGGTGCCCTATCGCGTGGTAGGGCTCGTGGTGGGGCCCAAGGGCGCCACGATCAAGCGCATCCAGCAGCAGACGCACACGTACATCGTGACGCCCAGCCGCGACAAGGAGCCGGTGTTCGAGGTGACCGGCATGCCTGAGAACGTGGACCGAGCTCGCGAGGAGATCGAGGCGCACATCGCCCTGCGCACTGGCGGCATCATTGAGCTCACAGACGAGAACGACTTCCATGCCAACGGCACCGATGTGGGCTTTGATCTGCACCATGGGTCCGGCGGGTCCGGCCCAGGCAGCCTCTGGAGCAAGCCCACCCCCAGCATCACGCCCACTCCAGGCCGCAAGCCCTTTTCTAGCTACCGCAACGACAGCTCCAGCTCGCTTGGCAGCGCCTCCACAGACTCTTACTTCGGCGGGGGGACCAGCGGCAGCGCAGCCGCCACCCCGCGCCTGGCGGACTACAGTCCCCCCAGCCCCGCGCTCAGCTTTGCCCACAAcggaaacaacaataacaatggcAATGGATACACCTACACAGCGGGGGAAGCTTCCGTGCCTTCCCCCGACAGTTGTCCTGAGCTACAGCCCACCTTCGACCCGGCTCCTGCCCCGCCGGCTGGGGCGCCACTTCTTTGGGCCCAGTTCGAGCGGTCCCCGGGAGGCGGACCTGCAGCTCCCGTGTCCTCTTCCTGCTCGTCTTCTGCATCTTCGTCCGCTTCGTCCTCCTCAGTGGTCTTTCCCGGGGGCGGCGCCAGCGCGCCCTCCAACGCCAACCTGGGGCTGCTGGTGCACCGCCGGCTGCACCCGGGCACCAGCTGCCCGCGCTTGTCCCCGCCCTTGCACATGGCCCCGGGGGCGGGCGAGCACCACCTGGCTCGCCGGGTGCGCAGCGACCCGGGCGGAGGGGGCCTGGCCTACGCTGCCTTTGCCAACGGGCTGGGGTCGCAGCTGCCCGGCCTGCAGCCTTCGGACACATCCGGCTCCTCGTcgtcgtccagctcctcctccagctctTCATCGTCCTCCTCCGGGTTGCGCCGTAAGGGCAGCCGCGACTGCTCCGTGTGCTTTGAGAGCGAAGTGATCGCCGCGCTGGTGCCCTGCGGCCACAACCTCTTCTGCATGGAGTGCGCAAACCGCATCTGCGAGAAGAGCGAGCCTGAGTGCCCGGTCTGCCACACCGCGGTCACTCAGGCCATCCGCATCTTTTCTTGA